A single genomic interval of Stieleria maiorica harbors:
- a CDS encoding aminotransferase class V-fold PLP-dependent enzyme, with product MLTESSRQRDFPSFSGKAYFNTAAEGIPPTAVLEALHRYGQDKLLGMDGRELHAVVWDSAKQQIARAYGLSADEVSLCSCSSEAYNLAALALGLREGDEVVINDLDFPAGATPWLHEQCPATVKIWRAHEWSLRIEDLIPLLGPRTRLVTTSLVSFFNGHKVNLPELVGTVRRRCPALISVDVTQALGRIPLDLSDVDLIVSSTHKWILASHGGGLVGVPSSSASRLTAPAGGWFHLQNAFDADRFQRATAKQGAASFSVGMPNYPAVYAIDAGLRYVRSVGVDAIDAHCRPLVRLCLDELKRLPVELITPDHPDHLAGIVAFMHPDANRIHAALHQQNIHVMCHAGRLRIAIHGYNDQASVERLIDTLRKTL from the coding sequence ATGCTAACCGAATCATCGCGACAGCGTGATTTCCCCAGCTTCTCGGGCAAGGCCTACTTCAACACGGCCGCCGAAGGGATTCCGCCGACGGCCGTACTCGAGGCACTTCATCGGTATGGCCAAGACAAACTGCTTGGCATGGACGGGCGCGAGTTGCATGCCGTGGTTTGGGACAGTGCCAAGCAACAAATCGCCCGGGCTTACGGATTGAGTGCCGACGAAGTCAGTTTGTGCTCGTGTTCGTCCGAGGCATACAACTTGGCCGCGTTGGCTCTGGGATTGCGTGAAGGCGACGAGGTCGTGATCAATGACCTGGACTTCCCGGCCGGTGCGACGCCGTGGCTGCACGAGCAATGTCCGGCGACGGTCAAGATTTGGCGGGCGCACGAGTGGTCGCTCCGCATCGAAGATTTGATTCCGTTGTTGGGACCTCGGACGCGGCTGGTTACGACCTCGTTGGTCAGTTTCTTTAATGGTCACAAAGTCAATCTGCCGGAGCTCGTCGGCACGGTCCGGCGGCGTTGCCCCGCGTTGATCTCGGTCGATGTCACCCAAGCACTCGGCCGTATCCCGCTCGATCTAAGCGACGTTGATCTAATCGTCAGCTCGACCCACAAATGGATCCTCGCTTCGCACGGCGGCGGTTTGGTGGGGGTTCCCTCCTCAAGTGCCTCGCGATTGACGGCGCCGGCGGGCGGTTGGTTTCATCTGCAAAACGCGTTCGATGCCGATCGATTCCAGCGGGCCACTGCCAAACAGGGTGCCGCCAGTTTCTCGGTCGGCATGCCCAACTATCCCGCCGTCTACGCGATCGACGCCGGTTTGCGGTATGTCCGGTCCGTCGGCGTCGACGCGATCGATGCCCATTGTCGCCCCCTGGTTCGCCTGTGCCTGGATGAGTTGAAGCGATTGCCCGTGGAATTGATCACGCCCGATCACCCCGATCATCTGGCGGGAATCGTGGCGTTCATGCACCCCGACGCAAACCGAATTCATGCCGCGCTGCACCAACAGAACATTCACGTGATGTGCCACGCCGGACGCTTGCGAATTGCGATCCACGGCTATAACGATCAAGCGTCCGTCGAGCGATTGATCGATACGCTGCGAAAGACGCTCTAA